The Prosthecomicrobium sp. N25 nucleotide sequence CGCTCGGTCAGGTCCCGGACCCGGTAGCGCTCGACGAGCAGCCCGGCCTCCAGCTCGTCCCGGACCACGATGGCGGGGACCAGCGTTAGGGCATCGGTCTCGCGGGCGATCAGCCGGAGCATCGCCATGTCGTCGACCTCGGCGACGATGACCGGACGGATGCCGGCGAGCTCGAGGATGCGGTCGAAGCCGGCGCGGATCTCGCTCGCCAGGCTCGGCAGCACGACCGGCGTGCCGGCGAGATCCTCGGGGAAGCGGAGCGGCGCGGCGGACGCGGCCGGCCGCCCCACCAGGCTGACCGCCTGCTCGGCCAGGAGATGGCTGTGCAAGTCCGAATGCGCGTCCCGGCGCACGGCGGCGTTGGCCAGGACCACGTCGAGCATATGGGCCTCCAGATCGATCAGCAATTCGCGCAGGGATCCGGACCGGAGCACCAGCTCGGTGTCGGCGCGCCCGGCCAGCGGCCGCAGGAACTGCATCTGGAAGTTCCGCGACAGTGTCGGCAGGGCCCCGACCCTGAGGACGCGGCGGCGTGACGCAGGGCGCCCGCCCAGCGTGTCGAGCAGTTCCGCCCCCGCCGCGAAGACCGTGTCGGCGTAGTCGAGCGCGATCCGTCCCGCCTCCGTGAGCACGAGGCGCTTGCCTTGCCGCTCGAAGAG carries:
- a CDS encoding LysR family transcriptional regulator yields the protein MRHLNFHHLRLFWTIAHEGGLTRAAERLNLSQSALSVQLAKLEESLGHALFERQGKRLVLTEAGRIALDYADTVFAAGAELLDTLGGRPASRRRVLRVGALPTLSRNFQMQFLRPLAGRADTELVLRSGSLRELLIDLEAHMLDVVLANAAVRRDAHSDLHSHLLAEQAVSLVGRPAASAAPLRFPEDLAGTPVVLPSLASEIRAGFDRILELAGIRPVIVAEVDDMAMLRLIARETDALTLVPAIVVRDELEAGLLVERYRVRDLTERFFAVVQSRRFPNSLVAEVLEAFDRTPFRGAP